A single window of Thiomicrorhabdus immobilis DNA harbors:
- a CDS encoding M90 family metallopeptidase, which translates to MNLLNKVRRFILSNRLRNSKIPLRLWHKTIAKMPLMQRYRTTERMQIRLLASEVLRVKSIVAVQGMELTDEIQTMIATQVAMMVFGLESMEDDLSLDWLRNWQQILVYPTPFHNGRENVLGFNGILLSRAAIESGETQYQGGIVINWQDDHPHPLRAYANQVLMHEMAHKLDMLDGDTNGHPPLHKNMSEKQWFAAFENAFEDLNRRIQHGKPTAINPYAATNPAEFFAVATEYFFEAPLLLYRTYPKVYQQLSLFYKQNPIAK; encoded by the coding sequence ATGAATTTACTAAATAAAGTAAGGCGTTTTATCTTATCGAACCGTCTTAGAAACAGCAAAATCCCTCTGCGGTTGTGGCACAAAACTATCGCTAAAATGCCGCTTATGCAACGGTATCGTACTACTGAACGCATGCAAATTAGACTGTTGGCCAGTGAGGTGTTGCGGGTTAAGTCTATTGTGGCTGTGCAAGGCATGGAGCTGACCGATGAAATTCAAACCATGATTGCCACTCAAGTCGCAATGATGGTTTTTGGGTTGGAGTCGATGGAAGATGACCTCTCTTTAGATTGGTTGAGAAACTGGCAGCAGATTTTGGTTTACCCGACCCCGTTTCATAATGGGCGAGAAAACGTGCTGGGTTTTAATGGCATTTTGCTGAGCCGGGCTGCGATTGAAAGTGGTGAAACCCAATACCAAGGAGGGATTGTCATTAACTGGCAAGATGACCATCCACACCCTTTACGCGCCTACGCCAATCAAGTGTTGATGCATGAAATGGCGCATAAGCTGGATATGTTGGATGGCGATACCAATGGACATCCACCGTTGCATAAGAATATGAGTGAGAAGCAATGGTTTGCAGCCTTTGAAAATGCCTTTGAAGATTTGAACCGACGGATACAGCATGGCAAGCCAACGGCCATCAATCCTTATGCTGCGACCAATCCAGCCGAGTTTTTTGCAGTAGCGACTGAATACTTTTTTGAAGCGCCTTTGTTGTTATATCGAACTTATCCAAAAGTCTATCAGCAACTCTCGCTTTTTTATAAGCAAAATCCCATCGCAAAATAG
- a CDS encoding NAD(P)/FAD-dependent oxidoreductase, which translates to MIRITNVKLPLDHNEAQLEQEILTTLAIGKKQLIDFTVFRRGFDARSKNKITLLYTIDVTVDNEAALLEKHSNNQNVRVTPDMTYKYVAKAPENLTERPVVVGFGPCGIFVGLVLAEMGYKPIILDRGKEVRERTKDTFGFWRNRTLNTESNVQFGEGGAGTFSDGKLYTQINDKKHYGRKVLRDFVDAGAPEEILYVSKPHIGTFKLVGMVEKMRAKIIELGGEIRFNSRVDDLHIEDGQITGLTLSDGQQIKSKHIALATGHSARDTFEMLYKKGVYIEAKAFSIGFRIEHNQSAIDEVLFGKNAGNPILGAADYKLVHHCKNGRAVYSFCMCPGGTVVAATSEENRVVTNGMSQYSRNERNANSAIVVGIDPNDYPSDSPLAGIELQRELESAAYVLGGENYDAPGQLVGDYLEGKSSSKLGKVEPSYKPGVKLTDLTKILPDYCREAIQEAIPAFNRKIRGFALKDAMLTGVETRTSSPVSIKRGDDYQSVNTKGLYPAGEGAGYAGGIMSAAIDGIRIAEAMALAINEENQ; encoded by the coding sequence ATGATTCGTATCACCAATGTAAAACTCCCGTTAGACCATAATGAAGCTCAGCTTGAACAAGAAATCTTAACAACTTTGGCAATTGGCAAAAAACAACTGATTGATTTTACCGTGTTTAGACGTGGTTTTGATGCACGCAGTAAAAACAAAATCACCTTGTTATACACCATTGATGTCACTGTTGATAACGAAGCGGCTTTGCTTGAAAAACACAGCAATAATCAAAATGTTAGGGTGACTCCTGACATGACCTACAAGTATGTTGCCAAAGCACCTGAGAATTTAACGGAGCGCCCGGTGGTGGTTGGCTTTGGCCCTTGCGGGATTTTTGTGGGGTTGGTATTGGCTGAGATGGGTTACAAGCCGATTATTCTAGACCGTGGTAAAGAGGTGCGTGAACGCACTAAAGATACATTTGGTTTCTGGCGTAACCGAACGTTGAATACCGAATCGAACGTGCAGTTTGGTGAAGGTGGCGCGGGTACGTTTTCGGACGGTAAGCTTTACACTCAAATTAATGATAAAAAACATTATGGCCGTAAGGTGTTGCGTGATTTTGTGGATGCCGGAGCGCCAGAAGAGATTTTATATGTCAGCAAACCACACATCGGTACCTTCAAATTGGTGGGCATGGTTGAAAAAATGCGCGCTAAAATCATTGAGCTGGGCGGAGAGATTCGTTTTAACTCTCGTGTGGATGATTTACATATTGAAGATGGTCAAATCACCGGTTTGACCTTGTCTGACGGTCAACAAATTAAATCGAAACACATCGCTTTAGCTACCGGTCACAGTGCGCGTGATACCTTTGAAATGCTCTATAAGAAGGGCGTGTATATTGAAGCTAAAGCGTTTTCGATTGGTTTTCGTATCGAACACAATCAGTCAGCGATTGATGAAGTGTTGTTCGGTAAGAATGCCGGTAATCCCATCTTAGGCGCGGCGGATTATAAATTGGTGCATCACTGTAAGAACGGCCGAGCGGTGTATAGTTTTTGTATGTGTCCTGGTGGAACGGTGGTGGCGGCTACCTCTGAAGAAAATCGTGTGGTGACCAATGGTATGAGCCAGTATTCACGAAATGAACGCAATGCCAACAGCGCGATTGTGGTTGGGATTGATCCAAATGATTACCCAAGTGACAGCCCATTGGCGGGTATTGAATTGCAGCGTGAACTGGAAAGTGCGGCTTATGTGTTGGGTGGCGAGAACTACGATGCACCAGGCCAGTTGGTCGGGGATTATTTAGAGGGTAAATCTTCGTCTAAATTAGGCAAGGTTGAGCCGTCTTACAAGCCAGGTGTCAAACTGACCGATTTAACCAAAATTTTACCTGATTATTGTCGCGAAGCCATTCAGGAAGCGATTCCCGCGTTTAACCGTAAAATTCGTGGTTTTGCTTTAAAAGATGCGATGTTAACAGGCGTGGAAACACGTACTTCATCACCAGTGTCGATTAAACGTGGCGACGATTATCAAAGTGTCAACACCAAAGGCCTTTATCCAGCTGGTGAAGGGGCAGGTTATGCTGGAGGAATCATGTCTGCTGCGATTGATGGGATTCGTATCGCCGAAGCTATGGCTTTGGCGATAAATGAAGAGAATCAATAG
- the fdxA gene encoding ferredoxin FdxA — protein MAFVVTENCIKCKYTDCVAVCPVDAFHEGPNFLAINPEVCIDCDLCSPECPAEAIFQEDALPEGMEHYRQLNIDLATIWPVITEVIPAPADADEWDGVPDKEQYLIVE, from the coding sequence ATGGCATTTGTCGTTACCGAAAATTGCATCAAATGTAAATACACCGACTGTGTAGCGGTTTGCCCAGTCGATGCGTTTCATGAAGGCCCAAACTTTTTAGCGATCAACCCGGAAGTCTGCATCGATTGTGATTTATGCTCGCCGGAATGCCCTGCCGAAGCGATTTTTCAGGAAGACGCTTTGCCTGAAGGCATGGAACATTACCGTCAATTAAACATCGACCTTGCAACCATTTGGCCAGTAATTACCGAAGTCATTCCCGCGCCGGCAGACGCCGATGAATGGGATGGTGTACCGGATAAAGAACAATATCTGATTGTTGAATAA
- a CDS encoding LPP20 family lipoprotein: MHNSPYTTTIRFKPFTIGLVVLYTALLMTGCQPAKPVSQPTKVTPPWPAWFISPPKDNKNTLFGLGEGKTKDDAIESALSNLAGKLGTEIQANEKLTKTQYSSAYRFNEEINQHIIESTIKKITLNQYQVVELKQLGYQQFLVLVSSNKLLLSQSLQQTLDQQIARYETAKSTLSSTPGFSHFQFFSKQKQTLAEFNNNLSALLTLKKSSNSQRYQNYLNEVQANFIKSQQQTVFYIHHQPMAQPIAKAISDKLLQAGLTTTQNVSEASNVIEITTSLKQTKAYEFFILRESVDLKTTEANQPMGGNQFTLKGQGLNLQQAQQQLATNFKNQLQQNSLETALGINQE, from the coding sequence TTGCACAATAGTCCATATACGACAACCATTCGTTTTAAACCCTTCACAATAGGCCTGGTGGTTCTATACACCGCTCTATTGATGACGGGTTGCCAGCCAGCAAAGCCGGTAAGCCAACCAACTAAAGTCACTCCCCCATGGCCAGCGTGGTTCATATCACCACCAAAAGATAATAAGAATACGCTGTTTGGGCTGGGAGAAGGCAAAACCAAAGACGATGCCATTGAATCCGCCCTAAGCAATCTTGCCGGTAAATTAGGGACTGAAATACAAGCCAATGAAAAGCTCACCAAAACGCAATACTCTTCAGCTTATCGATTTAATGAAGAAATCAATCAGCACATCATAGAATCAACCATCAAAAAAATAACGCTCAATCAGTATCAAGTTGTTGAACTGAAACAGCTTGGTTATCAGCAGTTTTTAGTTTTGGTAAGCTCTAATAAATTACTGCTTAGCCAATCTTTACAGCAAACCCTCGACCAACAAATCGCACGTTATGAAACCGCGAAATCGACTTTATCCAGCACGCCTGGCTTTAGCCACTTTCAGTTTTTTAGCAAACAAAAACAAACGTTGGCGGAATTTAATAACAACCTATCCGCTTTATTGACATTAAAAAAATCCAGCAATAGCCAACGTTATCAAAACTATCTCAATGAGGTGCAAGCCAACTTTATTAAGTCACAGCAGCAAACGGTTTTTTATATCCACCATCAACCAATGGCTCAACCTATTGCCAAGGCCATCAGTGATAAATTATTACAAGCGGGTTTAACAACCACCCAGAATGTCAGCGAGGCAAGCAATGTCATTGAAATAACCACCAGCCTAAAACAGACTAAAGCTTATGAATTTTTCATTTTAAGAGAGAGTGTTGATCTTAAAACCACCGAGGCTAATCAACCCATGGGTGGCAATCAATTTACCCTTAAAGGCCAAGGTTTAAACTTGCAACAAGCGCAACAACAACTGGCGACCAACTTCAAAAACCAACTGCAGCAAAATTCTCTAGAAACCGCTCTAGGCATTAATCAAGAGTAG
- a CDS encoding DEAD/DEAH box helicase yields the protein MSFSQLGLNDPILKALADVGYSQPTEIQKQAIPIILSGRDLMAAAQTGTGKTASFVLPLLQKLDAQAGFSELRGRSIRALILTPTRELAVQVEANIVEYAKYLDISSLAVYGGVDSEAQKDRLMDGVDILVATPGRLLDLAYQRALFFSDLEFLVLDEADRMLDMGFIDDLNKIIDRLPSDRQSLLFSATLTDDIRHLADTVYDDAAEISIATNKKTAPKIKQWLITVDKDRKSALLSHLINEQQWNQTLVFVEKKHSAAKLVEQLGKRGILADSIHSGRSQAVREQILADFKAGKLRFLIATGIAARGIDIDDLSRVVNYDLPYPSEEYIHRIGRTGRAGAKGEAISLVSKDDFKNLCAIESLLGHIIERKEVEGFAVKKAVPISILNYLPKRRV from the coding sequence ATGTCATTTTCACAACTGGGATTGAACGATCCTATTCTAAAAGCACTTGCTGATGTGGGTTATAGCCAACCGACCGAGATTCAGAAACAGGCGATACCGATTATTTTATCGGGCAGAGACCTGATGGCTGCGGCGCAGACGGGTACCGGTAAAACCGCCAGTTTTGTGTTGCCGCTATTGCAGAAATTGGATGCTCAAGCGGGATTTTCTGAGTTACGTGGCCGGTCGATTCGCGCTTTGATTTTGACGCCGACGCGTGAACTGGCGGTTCAAGTTGAAGCCAATATTGTGGAGTATGCCAAGTATCTCGATATCTCATCGTTAGCGGTTTATGGTGGTGTGGATTCTGAAGCGCAAAAAGACCGTTTGATGGATGGTGTGGATATTTTGGTGGCCACACCGGGTCGATTATTGGATTTGGCTTATCAACGTGCGCTGTTTTTCAGTGATTTAGAATTTTTGGTGTTGGATGAAGCCGATCGGATGTTGGATATGGGCTTTATTGACGACTTGAATAAGATTATTGATCGTTTGCCAAGTGACCGTCAGAGTTTATTGTTTTCGGCCACTTTGACCGATGATATCCGTCATTTGGCGGATACGGTTTACGATGATGCCGCTGAAATTTCCATCGCTACTAATAAGAAGACCGCACCTAAAATCAAGCAATGGTTGATTACCGTGGACAAAGATAGGAAGTCGGCTTTGTTGAGCCATTTAATCAACGAGCAGCAGTGGAATCAGACGCTGGTTTTTGTTGAGAAAAAACATTCGGCGGCCAAATTGGTTGAGCAGTTGGGCAAACGCGGCATATTGGCCGATTCCATTCATAGTGGCAGAAGCCAAGCGGTTCGTGAACAGATATTGGCGGATTTTAAAGCGGGAAAATTACGATTTTTAATCGCCACCGGCATTGCGGCTCGCGGTATCGATATTGATGATTTGAGTCGAGTGGTGAATTACGATTTACCTTATCCGAGTGAGGAATATATTCATAGAATAGGCCGTACTGGGCGAGCGGGTGCCAAGGGTGAAGCGATTTCTTTGGTCTCAAAAGATGACTTTAAAAACCTCTGTGCGATCGAGAGTCTACTCGGACATATCATTGAACGTAAAGAGGTTGAAGGGTTCGCGGTTAAAAAGGCCGTGCCTATTTCGATTTTGAATTATCTGCCTAAACGCCGGGTTTGA
- a CDS encoding NADP-dependent isocitrate dehydrogenase, translated as MSEKSKIIYTLTDEAPALATYSLLPIVQAFTGAADVAVETRDISLAGRIIANFADYLTEEQRIGDALAELGEMATKPEANIIKLPNISASVPQLVAAIKELQEHGYAVPDYPAEPQNDAEKTIKATYAKVLGSAVNPVLREGNSDRRAPLSVKNYARKNPHSMGAWSKESKTHVAHMTDGDFYGSEKSITLPEASDFKIEFVAEDGAVTELKGSAPLLEGEVLDASVMSQAALRTFLQQAIADAKAQGVLFSLHLKATMMKVSDPIIFGNAVEVFFADVFAKHAATFAEIGVNVNNGLGDVYSKIASLPADKQAEIEADLAAAINAGPDMAMVDSDKGITNLHVPSDVIIDASMPAMIRTSGQMWNKDGKQQDTMCVIPDRCYATVYEETIRFCKHYGAFDPTTMGSVPNVGLMAQKAEEYGSHDKTFQAAGKGVIRAVSSKGEVLLEQNVEAGDIFRMCQTKDAPIQDWVKLAVSRARATGVPAVFWLDTERAHDHQIIAKVTDYLTHHDTTGLEIHIMPPAEATRFTLRHVKDGKDVISVTGNVLRDYLTDLFPILELGTSAKMLSIVPLMNGGGLFETGAGGSAPKHVQQLIKENHLRWDSLGEFLALAVSLEHLSQTFNNPQAQVLADTLDKATGKFLDTNKSPSRKVGEIDNRGSHFYLAMYWAQELAAQNDDADLKARFIPVADALTANEAKIVNELNEVQGSAVDIGGYYQPNTVETAIVMRPSDTLNDIINAI; from the coding sequence CTATCTAACAGAAGAGCAGCGTATCGGCGATGCTTTAGCCGAATTAGGTGAAATGGCAACCAAGCCTGAAGCCAATATCATCAAGCTCCCTAATATTTCCGCCTCAGTACCTCAGTTGGTCGCGGCCATCAAAGAACTTCAAGAGCATGGTTATGCTGTACCGGATTATCCGGCAGAGCCGCAAAACGATGCCGAGAAAACCATCAAAGCCACCTATGCAAAAGTATTAGGCTCTGCGGTTAACCCAGTGTTACGTGAAGGTAACTCGGATCGTCGTGCGCCATTGTCGGTTAAAAACTACGCACGTAAAAACCCACACTCAATGGGCGCTTGGTCAAAAGAGTCTAAAACCCACGTGGCTCACATGACCGATGGCGACTTCTACGGTTCAGAAAAATCCATCACTTTGCCTGAAGCTTCCGATTTTAAAATCGAATTTGTTGCCGAAGACGGTGCTGTCACCGAACTGAAAGGCTCGGCACCATTACTAGAAGGTGAAGTATTGGATGCATCTGTGATGAGCCAAGCGGCTTTGCGCACTTTCTTGCAACAAGCCATTGCCGATGCCAAAGCGCAAGGTGTGTTGTTCTCATTGCACTTAAAAGCGACCATGATGAAAGTCTCTGACCCAATCATTTTCGGTAACGCGGTAGAAGTGTTTTTTGCCGATGTATTCGCCAAACACGCGGCGACCTTTGCCGAAATCGGTGTCAACGTAAACAATGGTTTAGGGGATGTCTACAGCAAAATCGCTTCTTTACCGGCAGACAAGCAAGCAGAAATCGAAGCCGATTTAGCCGCCGCCATCAACGCCGGGCCAGATATGGCCATGGTTGATTCAGACAAAGGCATCACCAACCTACACGTGCCTTCAGATGTGATTATCGATGCGTCTATGCCAGCGATGATTCGTACCTCTGGTCAGATGTGGAACAAAGACGGTAAACAGCAAGACACCATGTGTGTGATTCCAGACCGTTGTTATGCCACGGTTTATGAAGAAACCATCCGTTTCTGCAAACACTACGGTGCGTTTGATCCAACTACCATGGGTTCTGTACCAAACGTTGGTTTAATGGCGCAAAAAGCTGAAGAGTATGGCTCACACGATAAGACTTTCCAGGCCGCTGGCAAAGGTGTGATTCGTGCCGTGAGCAGCAAAGGTGAGGTTTTGTTAGAACAAAACGTAGAAGCGGGCGATATCTTCCGTATGTGTCAAACCAAAGATGCACCGATTCAAGACTGGGTTAAATTAGCGGTCAGTCGTGCGCGTGCAACGGGTGTTCCAGCGGTATTCTGGTTGGATACCGAGCGTGCCCATGATCACCAAATCATCGCCAAAGTCACCGACTATTTAACGCATCACGATACCACTGGGTTGGAAATCCACATTATGCCTCCGGCAGAAGCCACACGTTTCACGCTGCGCCATGTTAAAGACGGTAAAGATGTGATTTCGGTTACCGGTAACGTATTACGTGACTACCTAACCGATCTATTCCCGATTTTAGAGTTGGGAACATCCGCCAAAATGCTATCGATTGTGCCGTTAATGAATGGTGGTGGCCTGTTTGAAACCGGTGCGGGTGGTTCAGCCCCTAAACACGTTCAGCAGTTAATCAAAGAAAACCACCTACGTTGGGATTCTTTAGGTGAGTTCCTGGCGTTAGCGGTATCGCTTGAACACCTATCGCAAACCTTTAACAATCCGCAAGCGCAAGTACTTGCCGACACCTTAGACAAAGCGACCGGTAAATTCCTAGACACCAATAAATCACCATCACGTAAAGTGGGTGAGATTGACAATCGAGGAAGCCACTTCTATCTAGCGATGTATTGGGCGCAAGAACTTGCCGCTCAAAATGACGATGCCGATTTAAAAGCGCGTTTCATCCCGGTTGCCGATGCGTTAACCGCAAATGAAGCCAAAATTGTTAACGAGCTAAACGAAGTGCAAGGTTCAGCTGTGGATATTGGCGGTTACTACCAGCCAAATACCGTAGAAACCGCAATCGTAATGCGACCAAGTGATACCCTAAACGATATTATTAACGCGATTTAA
- a CDS encoding DUF3825 domain-containing protein, with amino-acid sequence MAIWPDRLFDLIYFPVMDDKLDELAALAEPESWDYQNTESTRHKPVLFNYIQYTYSKLVEENKIVLSDDGQAITFNTGLVTPNQEAIFAYATTNRNQGSTSPWFFNDWKRKGEHELTKFSDLPDMAHYFDDPSTLVFDPRKELRASIEHIVSDNKERFPEPYKSMDDYAVQTFLKGAIDNARERVRRNYKTAIPHYYRGRIQLMLPLCLGSPVNADLAIVAEDHGSFYRASTCLTLDMAYNNARQLARPDKDWLLP; translated from the coding sequence ATGGCAATTTGGCCAGACAGATTATTTGATTTGATTTATTTTCCAGTAATGGATGATAAGCTTGACGAATTAGCCGCCTTGGCTGAACCTGAAAGTTGGGACTACCAAAACACAGAGTCAACACGCCATAAACCTGTATTGTTCAATTACATTCAATACACTTATTCAAAATTAGTTGAGGAAAACAAAATAGTTTTATCGGATGATGGGCAAGCAATAACATTTAATACAGGCCTTGTCACACCAAACCAAGAAGCTATCTTTGCATATGCAACGACCAACCGCAATCAAGGCTCCACATCCCCTTGGTTTTTTAATGATTGGAAACGAAAAGGGGAGCATGAACTAACCAAATTTTCAGACCTTCCTGATATGGCACATTACTTTGATGACCCATCAACATTAGTTTTTGATCCAAGAAAAGAATTAAGGGCGAGTATAGAGCATATTGTTAGTGATAACAAAGAGCGGTTTCCTGAACCTTATAAATCCATGGATGATTATGCAGTTCAGACTTTTCTTAAAGGCGCTATAGACAACGCCAGAGAGAGGGTTCGCAGAAATTACAAAACAGCAATTCCCCATTATTACAGAGGGAGAATACAACTTATGCTGCCTTTGTGTTTAGGGAGTCCTGTTAATGCAGACTTGGCAATAGTCGCAGAAGATCATGGAAGCTTTTATCGAGCAAGTACATGTCTAACATTAGATATGGCTTACAACAATGCACGACAATTGGCTAGACCAGATAAAGATTGGTTATTGCCCTAA
- a CDS encoding CsgG/HfaB family protein: protein MNLKIIALLSTTVLVSACSTTAKIQYLEPSEIPQAAKLKQIAVNDFKDDSIGLTGKIESKLNQTTLNNKPYFTVLDRKNIQQLLNEQKLQHSGLTNEQKSVQLGELIGAQAFVTGEVTSQTYQDHWVRKKRSECIDKKCKELRYYYVRCVNRTISLSANIQMLAVESSQIIYSDSLSRSDTWEHCSDRNNQLPSVSATWQSYANSIAGEFVNKISPNYVYKKITLLDEPDINYSDIQKNTLENGIDFVESGRLDKAESLFSQLVFDTQSLSYVATYNLGVVKEAQGDYQEAKRLYSLSDQLQKEPVEEINQALIRIDQAIVKHQQAMNQIAQ, encoded by the coding sequence ATGAATTTAAAAATCATCGCTCTGCTTTCAACAACCGTCTTAGTTTCAGCCTGCTCGACAACTGCCAAAATTCAATATTTAGAGCCTTCCGAAATCCCACAAGCCGCTAAACTGAAACAAATCGCCGTCAATGATTTTAAAGATGATTCCATAGGTCTAACTGGCAAAATTGAATCCAAGCTGAACCAAACCACCCTGAACAACAAACCTTACTTCACCGTACTTGACCGTAAAAACATTCAACAACTCCTTAATGAGCAAAAGTTGCAACATTCTGGCCTGACCAATGAGCAAAAATCGGTTCAACTGGGTGAGTTAATCGGTGCGCAGGCATTTGTCACCGGAGAAGTCACATCACAAACTTACCAGGACCATTGGGTTAGAAAAAAAAGAAGTGAATGTATCGATAAGAAGTGTAAAGAACTTAGATACTACTATGTGCGCTGTGTTAATCGAACCATTTCATTGAGTGCCAATATCCAAATGCTGGCGGTAGAGAGCTCGCAGATCATATACAGTGATAGCCTCAGTCGCTCCGATACCTGGGAACATTGTTCTGATAGAAACAACCAGCTTCCATCAGTATCAGCCACTTGGCAGTCCTATGCGAATAGCATTGCTGGCGAGTTCGTCAATAAAATTTCCCCTAATTATGTCTACAAAAAGATAACACTTTTAGATGAACCGGACATCAACTATAGCGACATCCAGAAAAACACCCTAGAGAATGGAATTGACTTTGTGGAATCAGGTCGATTAGATAAAGCCGAATCGCTCTTTAGCCAATTGGTATTCGATACCCAATCACTTTCTTACGTTGCAACTTATAACCTTGGCGTGGTTAAAGAAGCCCAAGGCGACTACCAAGAAGCGAAAAGATTATATTCATTATCAGACCAGCTACAGAAAGAGCCTGTCGAGGAAATCAACCAAGCTTTGATTAGAATCGACCAAGCGATTGTAAAACACCAACAGGCTATGAACCAAATTGCACAATAG
- a CDS encoding Card1-like endonuclease domain-containing protein gives MTNQSLANLNQYRTHLVFADREMTPNLAPILDERLIVQNVIIVHTASLLENAKRLKRIYKSHQIQSAMVQIEPAFEISEIVSDLKNIVLNIPIETLAINISCANKMYTLGAFKLFENTPAGIYYLLPNDQLKWIQPSNLSGFSIAENLLLGEFLHAHGIDCSQPVKLSPSQANFANGVVNAIQKIILQQNALRIYQRFSTHYARGKSIKLIRHKKKYYLNEVNQRSHLKADLLAGLMRKLHNQNLIQISEENNEIIPHPESDPWKRSFFEGGWLEYLTYRAVLEIKTEIDKIKEVAFGVKLERRNAFDEADVLFIANNQLFLVECKTGANANINLHLQRLDSLKKRLGGVSAHALLITTEMIGDNLNKANLLNVGVIDGSQLHNIKNALKDWILQELNTPSETSH, from the coding sequence ATGACAAATCAATCTTTAGCAAATTTGAATCAATATCGCACCCACTTGGTATTTGCCGATAGAGAGATGACTCCTAATCTCGCTCCCATTTTAGACGAACGTTTGATTGTGCAAAACGTCATTATCGTTCATACCGCTAGCTTATTAGAGAACGCAAAACGTCTTAAACGCATCTATAAATCTCATCAAATCCAATCGGCTATGGTGCAAATTGAACCCGCATTTGAAATCAGCGAGATTGTGAGCGATTTAAAAAATATTGTATTGAACATCCCAATAGAAACTCTTGCCATCAACATCAGTTGCGCCAACAAAATGTACACCTTAGGCGCATTCAAGCTGTTTGAAAACACTCCGGCAGGAATCTATTATCTGCTCCCCAACGACCAACTAAAATGGATTCAGCCAAGCAATCTTAGCGGTTTTAGTATTGCCGAAAACCTGCTACTTGGCGAGTTTTTACACGCTCACGGCATTGACTGTAGTCAACCTGTTAAGCTCTCACCAAGCCAAGCAAACTTCGCCAATGGAGTGGTGAACGCCATTCAAAAAATCATTCTGCAACAAAATGCTTTGCGCATCTATCAACGCTTTTCAACGCATTATGCACGCGGTAAAAGCATCAAACTGATTAGGCATAAGAAAAAGTATTATTTGAATGAAGTGAATCAACGCAGCCACCTTAAAGCCGATTTATTGGCGGGTTTAATGCGTAAGTTACATAACCAGAACTTAATTCAGATTAGCGAAGAGAACAATGAAATCATTCCACACCCAGAAAGCGATCCGTGGAAACGCTCCTTTTTTGAAGGCGGTTGGCTAGAATACCTAACCTACCGTGCGGTATTGGAAATCAAAACTGAAATCGACAAAATCAAAGAGGTGGCGTTTGGGGTGAAATTAGAGCGTAGAAACGCGTTTGATGAAGCAGACGTGCTGTTTATCGCCAACAATCAACTGTTCTTGGTTGAGTGTAAGACCGGAGCCAATGCCAATATCAATCTGCACTTACAACGCCTGGATAGCCTAAAGAAAAGATTGGGCGGCGTGAGCGCTCACGCCCTACTCATCACCACGGAAATGATTGGCGACAACCTCAATAAAGCCAATCTGCTGAATGTTGGCGTGATTGATGGTTCACAGCTCCACAATATAAAAAATGCACTTAAAGACTGGATTTTGCAAGAACTCAACACGCCCAGCGAAACCAGCCATTAA